Proteins from a single region of Tachysurus vachellii isolate PV-2020 chromosome 15, HZAU_Pvac_v1, whole genome shotgun sequence:
- the LOC132858494 gene encoding otolin-1, translating to MLYHSVTQSVFPFTFWLVCIRCTPVLEDQSRSLTIDSSAQLNPMAGQWAESGLLYCDMILEAPVPPPADQVPWFCTCSLCESNKGEKGERGDRGLPGNPGVLGLRGLTGPRGTIGFAGQQGLKGEKGDEGLKGERGPIGPMGSIGDQGFKGDKGDRGEDGMLGEPGPKGEDGQCPLDCVSLKGPPGEPGLPGAVGLPGLLGQDGPPGIKGLKGDPGIDGTPGTPGLPGIKGDPGKEGNCSCKDGQKGEVGSEGSKGNKGELGQIGSQGVAGKKGSKGETGEMGLMGMPGPCSPAIQSAFSAALKSSFPVANQPVVFGRIIYNLQQHYNPSSGVYTAPVNGTYAFSFHLTASTRTLKVGLFWNFQPVVKSTQTYELGSVSQQVLLHLSVGDQVWLQVKDIVNNGMFTSAEASSTFSGFLLEPDTCEFIMGREFPPSVISGEYTWGDPDPTLSPNV from the exons ATGCTTTATCACTCG gtaacGCAGAGTGTGTTTCCCTTCACTTTCTGGTTGGTGTGTATCCGCTGTACGCCAGTGCTGGAAGACCAGAGTCGTTCCCTAACCATTGACAGCTCAGCGCAGCTCAATCCAATGGCGGGCCAATGGGCAGAGTCTGGACTTTTATACTGTGATATGATTCTTGAGGCTCCAGTTCCTCCCCCTGCTGATCAGGTTCCATGGTTCTGCACATGCTCATTGTGTGAAAGCAATAAAGGGGagaaaggagaaagaggagacCGTGGATTACCgg gAAATCCTGGAGTTCTAGGATTACGAGGGTTGACAGGACCTCGTGGTACAATAGGATTTGCAGGACAGCAGGGACTAAAAG GTGAGAAAGGAGATGAAGGATTGAAAGGAGAGCGAGGCCCAATAGGACCAATGGGCTCTATAGGTGATCAAGGGTTCAAAG GTGATAAAGGGGATCGTGGCGAGGACGGCATGCTTGGAGAGCCAGGTCCAAAGGGAGAAGATGGTCAGTGCCCACTGGACTGTGTCTCACTTAAGGGTCCTCCAGGTGAACCGGGTCTTCCTGGTGCAGTTGGATTACCTGGGTTACTTGGGCAGGATGGGCCTCCTGGTATTAAAGGTCTGAAGGGTGATCCAGGCATTGATGGCACACCAGGCACACCTGGACTCCCAGGGATTAAAGGTGACCCAGGCAAGGAGGGAAACTGCTCGTGTAAAGATGGACAAAAAGGTGAAGTGGGATCTGAAGGATCTAAGGGCAATAAGGGAGAGCTAGGTCAGATAGGGTCTCAGGGCGTTGCAGGGAAGAAGGGTTCTAAAGGAGAGACCGGGGAGATGGGATTGATGGGAATGCCTGGTCCATGCAGCCCAGCCATACAATCTGCATTCTCTGCTGCACTAAAATCATCATTCCCAGTTGCCAATCAGCCAGTAGTGTTCGGGCGTATCATCTATAACCTGCAGCAGCACTACAACCCGAGCTCAGGTGTGTACACGGCACCGGTCAACGGCACCTATGCATTTAGCTTTCACTTGACTGCCTCTACCCGCACCCTGAAAGTTGGACTCTTCTGGAACTTCCAGCCTGTGGTGaaaagcacacaaacatacgAGTTAGGCTCTGTCTCACAGCAAGTATTGCTACACCTGAGCGTAGGGGATCAGGTGTGGCTCCAGGTGAAGGACATTGTCAATAACGGAATGTTCACTAGTGCTGAGGCCAGTAGCACCTTTAGTGGCTTCCTGCTTGAACCTGACACCTGTGAATTCATCATGGGCCGTGAGTTTCCTCCATCAGTCATCAGTGGGGAGTACACCTGGGGGGATCCAGACCCCACCCTGAGCCCTAACGTCTAG
- the sagb gene encoding S-arrestin b isoform X1 — protein MSPKHVIYKKLSRDKSVGIYMGRRDFVDHCDSVDPVDGVVLLDPQQTKGKKVYVMLSCTFRYGRDDADVLGWTFRRDIYVCTRQVYPPLQDRERSIHTKLQERLLRKLGDNAHPFFFEFPDNLPCSVALQPAPTDEGKHCAVEFEVKAFCAENQDEKAHKRSSVRLAIRKVQYAPDKCGAPPSNETTCEFIIPDKPLHLRVSLEKETYYHGEPINVSVDVNNSSSKDLKNLTVSVEQVTNVVLYSNDKYTKSVACDETTDMVPSGTSLKKVYTLYPLLKNNHERRGLALDGKPKHEDTNLASSSIVKAEVLKEILGILVSYRVVARGSAAGMIGSSEVAVEVPFLLMHPKPEQVTTRTWCLKSLSARISKEWSVTTTNLPRTRETSIGSFPGLSIYYSVYYSVIEFIIT, from the exons ATGAGTCCAAAGCATGTTATCTATAAGAAGCTTTCACGTGACAAATCT GTGGGTATTTACATGGGGAGGCGGGACTTCGTGGATCACTGTGACTCCGTCGATCCTGTCG atGGTGTAGTGCTGCTCGATCCGCAgcaaacaaaaggaaagaaag tgTATGTCATGCTGTCTTGTACATTCCGTTATGGGCGTGACGACGCAGACGTACTGGGCTGGACGTTTCGGAGAGATATCTACGTGTGCACGAGGCAGGTTTATCCCCCGCTGCAGGACCGCGAGCGCAGCATCCACACCAAACTGCAGGAGAGACTGTTGCGTAAACTCGGAGACAACGCCCACCCCTTCTTCTTTGAG TTTCCTGATAACCTGCCGTGTTCTGTGGCCCTGCAGCCGGCACCCACTGATGAGGGCAAg cattgtGCAGTGGAGTTTGAGGTGAAGGCTTTCTGTGCTGAAAACCAGGATGAGAAAGCTCATAAAAG gagtTCAGTGCGTTTAGCTATAAGGAAGGTGCAGTACGCTCCTGATAAATGCGGCGCTCCTCCGTCTAACGAGACGACCTGTGAGTTTATAATTCCAGACAAACCGCTGCACCTGCGAGTCTCTCTGGAGAAAGAG acgTATTATCATGGAGAACCCATCAATGTCAGTGTGGACGTTAATAACAGTTCCAGCAAGGACTTGAAGAACCTCACAGTATCag TTGAACAGGTGACTAATGTGGTTCTCTACTCCAAcgataaatacacaaaatctgTAGCCTGTGATGAAACCac AGACATGGTGCCATCTGGAACCAGCCTGAAGAAAGTGTACACTCTTTACCCCTTACTGAAGAACAACCATGAGAGGCGGGGCTTAGCACTGGACGGGAAACCGAAGCACGAGGACACCAACCTGGCTTCCTCGAGCAT aGTAAAGGCAGAAGTGCTGAAGGAGATTTTGGGGATATTGGTGTCCTACAGAGTGGTGGCCAGGGGCAGTGCAGCTGG CATGATCGGCTCGAG tgaggttGCTGTGGAGGTGCCGTTTCTTCTCATGCATCCTAAACCTGAGCAAG TGACGACACGGACATGGTGTTTGAAGAGTTTAAGCGCTCGTATCTCAAAGGAGTGGTCGGTGACGACGACGAATCTGCCGAGGACTCGTGAGACTTCGATCGGCTCTTTTCCAGGACTCAGTATTTACtatagtgtttattacagtgttatagAGTTTATTATAACGTGA
- the sagb gene encoding S-arrestin b isoform X2, which yields MSPKHVIYKKLSRDKSVGIYMGRRDFVDHCDSVDPVDGVVLLDPQQTKGKKVYVMLSCTFRYGRDDADVLGWTFRRDIYVCTRQVYPPLQDRERSIHTKLQERLLRKLGDNAHPFFFEFPDNLPCSVALQPAPTDEGKHCAVEFEVKAFCAENQDEKAHKRSSVRLAIRKVQYAPDKCGAPPSNETTCEFIIPDKPLHLRVSLEKETYYHGEPINVSVDVNNSSSKDLKNLTVSVEQVTNVVLYSNDKYTKSVACDETTDMVPSGTSLKKVYTLYPLLKNNHERRGLALDGKPKHEDTNLASSSIVKAEVLKEILGILVSYRVVARGSAAGMIGSSEVAVEVPFLLMHPKPEQVKDSDDTDMVFEEFKRSYLKGVVGDDDESAEDS from the exons ATGAGTCCAAAGCATGTTATCTATAAGAAGCTTTCACGTGACAAATCT GTGGGTATTTACATGGGGAGGCGGGACTTCGTGGATCACTGTGACTCCGTCGATCCTGTCG atGGTGTAGTGCTGCTCGATCCGCAgcaaacaaaaggaaagaaag tgTATGTCATGCTGTCTTGTACATTCCGTTATGGGCGTGACGACGCAGACGTACTGGGCTGGACGTTTCGGAGAGATATCTACGTGTGCACGAGGCAGGTTTATCCCCCGCTGCAGGACCGCGAGCGCAGCATCCACACCAAACTGCAGGAGAGACTGTTGCGTAAACTCGGAGACAACGCCCACCCCTTCTTCTTTGAG TTTCCTGATAACCTGCCGTGTTCTGTGGCCCTGCAGCCGGCACCCACTGATGAGGGCAAg cattgtGCAGTGGAGTTTGAGGTGAAGGCTTTCTGTGCTGAAAACCAGGATGAGAAAGCTCATAAAAG gagtTCAGTGCGTTTAGCTATAAGGAAGGTGCAGTACGCTCCTGATAAATGCGGCGCTCCTCCGTCTAACGAGACGACCTGTGAGTTTATAATTCCAGACAAACCGCTGCACCTGCGAGTCTCTCTGGAGAAAGAG acgTATTATCATGGAGAACCCATCAATGTCAGTGTGGACGTTAATAACAGTTCCAGCAAGGACTTGAAGAACCTCACAGTATCag TTGAACAGGTGACTAATGTGGTTCTCTACTCCAAcgataaatacacaaaatctgTAGCCTGTGATGAAACCac AGACATGGTGCCATCTGGAACCAGCCTGAAGAAAGTGTACACTCTTTACCCCTTACTGAAGAACAACCATGAGAGGCGGGGCTTAGCACTGGACGGGAAACCGAAGCACGAGGACACCAACCTGGCTTCCTCGAGCAT aGTAAAGGCAGAAGTGCTGAAGGAGATTTTGGGGATATTGGTGTCCTACAGAGTGGTGGCCAGGGGCAGTGCAGCTGG CATGATCGGCTCGAG tgaggttGCTGTGGAGGTGCCGTTTCTTCTCATGCATCCTAAACCTGAGCAAG TTAAAGACAG TGACGACACGGACATGGTGTTTGAAGAGTTTAAGCGCTCGTATCTCAAAGGAGTGGTCGGTGACGACGACGAATCTGCCGAGGACTCGTGA
- the atg16l1 gene encoding autophagy-related protein 16-1 isoform X2, which translates to MAGHRVECVWKRHVAVQLKQRDRVQRQAFEEIIHQYNRLLEKSDLQVVLSERLQPDKYELQNRHDLSPGAESSRCDMLQQEMSQMRIKHQEELTELHKKRGELAQNVIELNNQIQQKDKEIQNNEAKMLEYQQQISQLEGECRELRNCLADLERANQTLRDEYDALQITFSALEEKLRKTTEDNQELVTRWMAEKAQEANRLNAENEKDCRRRQAKLQKDLADAAKEPLPIDLDDDIEVLTEDTGKGTGETSPSHPMSRTPSKRASQVPPGNLLDSISTIFGVNRRRSLNSHGSPPDNPETPSGVCADVRVPSTALHIFDAHDGEVNAVRFSPGSRQLATGGMDRRVKLWEVIAGRCEYKGALMGSNAGITSIEFDSTGSYLLAASNDFASRIWTVDDYRLRHTLTGHSGKVLSARFLLDNARIVSGSYDRTLKLWDLRSKVCMKTVFAGSSCNDIVCTEQCVMSGHFDKKVRFWDIRAESTVCELELLGRVTSLDLNHDRTELLTCSRDDLIKIIDLRSNAVRQTFSAQGFKCGSDFNRVTFSPDGSYVAGGSADGVLYVWNVLSGKVEKTLDKGHSSSINAVSWSPSGSYVLSVEKSSKAVLWSDV; encoded by the exons ATGGCGGGTCAcagggtggagtgtgtgtggaagagGCACGTGGCGGTGCAGCTGAAGCAGAGGGACCGCGTCCAGCGACAGGCCTTTGAGGAGATCATTCATCAGT atAACAGGTTGTTGGAGAAGTCAGACCTGCAGGTTGTGCTCTCAGAGAGACTACAACCAGATAAATATGAACTACAGAACAGACACGACCTCAG cccgGGGGCAGAGTCGAGTCGCTGTGATATGCTGCAGCAGGAAATGTCACAGATGCGCATCAAACACCAAGAGGAGCTCACTGAGCTGCACAAAAAACGTGGCGAG CTGGCCCAGAATGTAATCGAGTTGAATAACCAGATACagcagaaagacaaagaaatacagaacaaCGAGGCCAA AATGTTGGAGTACCAGCAGCAGATCTCTCAGCTGGAAGGCGAATGCCGCGAGCTGCGTAACTGCCTAGCAGACCTGGAGCGAGCTAACCAGACGCTGCGTGATGAGTACGACGCGTTACAGATCACCTTCAGTGCTCTCGAAGAGAAACTGCGCAAAACCACAGAGGACAATCAGGAGCTCGTCACACGCTGGATGGCCGAGAAGGCACAAGAGGCTAATCGGCTCAACGCAGAGAACGAGAAGGACTGCAG gcgcaGACAAGCGAAACTGCAGAAAGACCTGGCTGATGCTGCAAAAGAACCACTACCTATcgattt AGACGATGACATTGAGGTGCTTACAGAGGACACGGGGAAAGGGACAGGAGAGACGTCTCCCAGTCACCCAATGAGCCGAACACCCAG TAAACGAGCGTCTCAGGTTCCTCCTGGTAATCTCCTAGATTCCATCTCCACTATCTTTGG cgttaACAGACGAAGGTCTCTGAACTCCCACGGCTCGCCCCCAGACAACCCAGAGACTCCTTCTGGTGTGTGCGCCGACGTCCGGGTCCCGTCTACTGCACTCCACATTTTT GACGCCCATGACGGTGAGGTGAACGCAGTCAGGTTCAGTCCAGGCTCTCGTCAGCTCGCTACAGGAGGAATGGACCGACGTGTGAAACTGTGGGAAGTTATTGCAG ggcgcTGTGAGTATAAAGGTGCTTTAATGGGCAGTAACGCTGGAATCACCAGCATCGAGTTTGACAGCACG GGCTCTTACCTGTTGGCTGCATCTAATGACTTTGCGAGCCGAATCTGGACTGTAGACGACTACAGACTAAgg cACACACTAACAGGTCACAGTGGAAAGGTTCTCTCTGCTCGGTTCCTGTTGGATAACGCTCGCATCGTCTCGGGCAGCTACGACCGAACGCTCAAACTGTGGGACCTACGAAGCAAAGTCT GTATGAAGACGGTGTTTGCGGGCTCTAGTTGTAACGATATCGTGTGCACGGAGCAGTGTGTGATGAGCGGCCATTTTGACAAGAAAGTGCGCTTCTGGGACATTCG tgctgagagtacagtgtgtgagttGGAGCTGTTGGGTCGGGTCACATCGTTGGACCTGAATCACGACCGCACAGAGCTGCTCACCTGTTCCCGTGACGACCTCATCAAAATCATCGACCTGCGCAGCAACGCTGTGAGACAAACCTTCAG TGCACAGGGCTTCAAGTGTGGGTCAGACTTCAACAGAGTCaccttcag tcctgATGGCAGTTATGTTGCGGGGGGTTCAGCAGATGGTGTTCTTTATGTATGGAATGTTCTATCAGGGAAAGTGGAGAAAACCCTAGACAAAGGACACAG CTCCTCCATTAACGCAGTGTCCTGGTCTCCGTCTGGTTCCTATGTGCTCAGTGTGGAGAAGAGCAGTAAAGCTGTACTCTGGTCAGATGTGTGA
- the atg16l1 gene encoding autophagy-related protein 16-1 isoform X1, which produces MAGHRVECVWKRHVAVQLKQRDRVQRQAFEEIIHQYNRLLEKSDLQVVLSERLQPDKYELQNRHDLSPGAESSRCDMLQQEMSQMRIKHQEELTELHKKRGELAQNVIELNNQIQQKDKEIQNNEAKMLEYQQQISQLEGECRELRNCLADLERANQTLRDEYDALQITFSALEEKLRKTTEDNQELVTRWMAEKAQEANRLNAENEKDCRRRQAKLQKDLADAAKEPLPIDLDDDIEVLTEDTGKGTGETSPSHPMSRTPSVNRRRSLNSHGSPPDNPETPSGVCADVRVPSTALHIFDAHDGEVNAVRFSPGSRQLATGGMDRRVKLWEVIAGRCEYKGALMGSNAGITSIEFDSTGSYLLAASNDFASRIWTVDDYRLRHTLTGHSGKVLSARFLLDNARIVSGSYDRTLKLWDLRSKVCMKTVFAGSSCNDIVCTEQCVMSGHFDKKVRFWDIRAESTVCELELLGRVTSLDLNHDRTELLTCSRDDLIKIIDLRSNAVRQTFSAQGFKCGSDFNRVTFSPDGSYVAGGSADGVLYVWNVLSGKVEKTLDKGHSSSINAVSWSPSGSYVLSVEKSSKAVLWSDV; this is translated from the exons ATGGCGGGTCAcagggtggagtgtgtgtggaagagGCACGTGGCGGTGCAGCTGAAGCAGAGGGACCGCGTCCAGCGACAGGCCTTTGAGGAGATCATTCATCAGT atAACAGGTTGTTGGAGAAGTCAGACCTGCAGGTTGTGCTCTCAGAGAGACTACAACCAGATAAATATGAACTACAGAACAGACACGACCTCAG cccgGGGGCAGAGTCGAGTCGCTGTGATATGCTGCAGCAGGAAATGTCACAGATGCGCATCAAACACCAAGAGGAGCTCACTGAGCTGCACAAAAAACGTGGCGAG CTGGCCCAGAATGTAATCGAGTTGAATAACCAGATACagcagaaagacaaagaaatacagaacaaCGAGGCCAA AATGTTGGAGTACCAGCAGCAGATCTCTCAGCTGGAAGGCGAATGCCGCGAGCTGCGTAACTGCCTAGCAGACCTGGAGCGAGCTAACCAGACGCTGCGTGATGAGTACGACGCGTTACAGATCACCTTCAGTGCTCTCGAAGAGAAACTGCGCAAAACCACAGAGGACAATCAGGAGCTCGTCACACGCTGGATGGCCGAGAAGGCACAAGAGGCTAATCGGCTCAACGCAGAGAACGAGAAGGACTGCAG gcgcaGACAAGCGAAACTGCAGAAAGACCTGGCTGATGCTGCAAAAGAACCACTACCTATcgattt AGACGATGACATTGAGGTGCTTACAGAGGACACGGGGAAAGGGACAGGAGAGACGTCTCCCAGTCACCCAATGAGCCGAACACCCAG cgttaACAGACGAAGGTCTCTGAACTCCCACGGCTCGCCCCCAGACAACCCAGAGACTCCTTCTGGTGTGTGCGCCGACGTCCGGGTCCCGTCTACTGCACTCCACATTTTT GACGCCCATGACGGTGAGGTGAACGCAGTCAGGTTCAGTCCAGGCTCTCGTCAGCTCGCTACAGGAGGAATGGACCGACGTGTGAAACTGTGGGAAGTTATTGCAG ggcgcTGTGAGTATAAAGGTGCTTTAATGGGCAGTAACGCTGGAATCACCAGCATCGAGTTTGACAGCACG GGCTCTTACCTGTTGGCTGCATCTAATGACTTTGCGAGCCGAATCTGGACTGTAGACGACTACAGACTAAgg cACACACTAACAGGTCACAGTGGAAAGGTTCTCTCTGCTCGGTTCCTGTTGGATAACGCTCGCATCGTCTCGGGCAGCTACGACCGAACGCTCAAACTGTGGGACCTACGAAGCAAAGTCT GTATGAAGACGGTGTTTGCGGGCTCTAGTTGTAACGATATCGTGTGCACGGAGCAGTGTGTGATGAGCGGCCATTTTGACAAGAAAGTGCGCTTCTGGGACATTCG tgctgagagtacagtgtgtgagttGGAGCTGTTGGGTCGGGTCACATCGTTGGACCTGAATCACGACCGCACAGAGCTGCTCACCTGTTCCCGTGACGACCTCATCAAAATCATCGACCTGCGCAGCAACGCTGTGAGACAAACCTTCAG TGCACAGGGCTTCAAGTGTGGGTCAGACTTCAACAGAGTCaccttcag tcctgATGGCAGTTATGTTGCGGGGGGTTCAGCAGATGGTGTTCTTTATGTATGGAATGTTCTATCAGGGAAAGTGGAGAAAACCCTAGACAAAGGACACAG CTCCTCCATTAACGCAGTGTCCTGGTCTCCGTCTGGTTCCTATGTGCTCAGTGTGGAGAAGAGCAGTAAAGCTGTACTCTGGTCAGATGTGTGA